A single region of the Pseudomonadota bacterium genome encodes:
- a CDS encoding DNA methyltransferase, whose protein sequence is MKKEIIKALNLKVNISGHTHAFYNYPARFHPQFARTIIEYYTEAGDCIIDPFMGCGTTAVEALVCGRRFLGVDVNPLATFVASVKTTPLTTNDLESMTAWLDRIQSLTNLHDEVNIDACWNQYTKNVPWWIRKTIMLLLQLIETLESERQKKFARCAVLSTGQWALDCKTYIPNSKSFIKTFQNKLTVMLNDMHEYQKNLRLNLDVPLSQIERRRKMLCRSIVGIQNDMRVVRNWKPAKLVLTSPPYPGVHIVYNRWQIKGRKETPAPYWIINTPDGNGLSYYTLGHRKQKGLMNYFQNLKASFESIKTLLNENSIIVQLVGFSNPSWQLERYLEVMNEIGYQEINCFTGLNDRYSRSVPNRKWYTQYRNSDNFSEKEFLLIHKLI, encoded by the coding sequence ATGAAGAAAGAAATTATAAAAGCTCTAAACTTAAAAGTAAACATTTCAGGTCATACGCACGCATTTTACAACTATCCTGCTAGATTTCACCCCCAGTTTGCAAGAACCATCATAGAATATTATACGGAAGCCGGAGATTGTATAATAGATCCATTTATGGGTTGTGGCACGACAGCGGTGGAGGCATTAGTATGTGGACGTAGGTTTTTAGGTGTTGACGTTAATCCACTTGCCACTTTCGTAGCCTCCGTAAAAACAACACCTTTGACTACTAACGATTTAGAATCAATGACTGCATGGTTAGACAGAATCCAGTCTTTAACAAACCTTCACGATGAAGTAAATATAGATGCGTGTTGGAATCAGTATACAAAAAATGTTCCTTGGTGGATAAGAAAGACAATAATGCTTCTGCTTCAACTGATAGAGACTTTGGAGTCTGAACGGCAAAAAAAATTCGCCCGATGTGCAGTTTTATCTACAGGTCAATGGGCTCTTGATTGCAAAACCTACATACCCAACTCAAAATCCTTTATTAAAACGTTCCAGAACAAATTAACTGTCATGCTAAATGATATGCATGAATATCAAAAAAATCTCAGATTAAATCTTGATGTTCCTTTATCGCAAATTGAGCGACGCAGAAAAATGTTATGTAGGTCTATTGTTGGTATTCAAAATGATATGCGGGTAGTTCGGAATTGGAAACCTGCAAAATTAGTCTTAACTTCGCCTCCTTATCCAGGTGTCCATATTGTATATAATCGTTGGCAAATAAAAGGTAGAAAAGAAACACCAGCTCCTTATTGGATAATCAATACTCCAGATGGGAACGGCCTTAGCTACTATACCTTAGGTCACAGGAAGCAGAAGGGGCTAATGAACTATTTTCAAAATTTGAAAGCTTCCTTTGAATCTATCAAAACCTTATTGAATGAAAATAGTATCATTGTTCAATTGGTTGGTTTTTCAAATCCATCATGGCAATTGGAAAGATACCTCGAAGTAATGAATGAAATAGGCTATCAGGAAATCAATTGTTTTACAGGGTTAAATGATCGTTACTCCAGGAGCGTTCCCAATAGGAAATGGTATACTCAGTACAGAAACTCAGATAACTTTAGTGAGAAAGAATTCTTATTAA